From a region of the Anomaloglossus baeobatrachus isolate aAnoBae1 unplaced genomic scaffold, aAnoBae1.hap1 Scaffold_3179, whole genome shotgun sequence genome:
- the LOC142269301 gene encoding uncharacterized protein LOC142269301, producing MPKCIVKGCQHSSGRKTSTPGVVLHPFPKDLVFIKKWLLQTKQDFGDLDMFAQGILEGKMGVSRICSVHFAPECYSLFGSEKVLLDGAIPTIFPDRDKPATGKAPVLQTPVLQNVTLPIVTNAVGVNSRLKRKPNKRRKPPTKSSHPAKSRCNLPGLAGTIFPDLSPGKVNKGVQWPEYETNVSGEAWKILHDHYYRMPSGIRYQDIDCYSLLKDYMVDCGFVSYSGASYWESELFSMLQCVARFAAVNRSNKIKSARNLQQAVEIISMLSGEEWVIVNRNSIDKSVHQLTGECPVKCDDVAVYFTTEEWDYINEHRADYQDFITDPVTDTWEVPEHWDSDTMTAEEVEVKEELVEYAEEDDIEEEEDDVKNPPKQVDSSDWEPGSAVESESEDSEDSYDQGKEEVDENPVKEEVQPHPCDQCAETFADDEALETHKMTHVEKCEDCEEEFTTKAELIKHRAENHAVKRFACTICGIQYDYKSQFIIHQRAHTGEKPFECEYCEAKFGYRSTLLLHERRHTNGKQFKCTKCDRRFDKKCDMIKHVKKAHEKTQATGKALKCSLCSKRFTRRSDMTKHVKKDHDSKKKFKCRKCGKIFAQQSSLEKHTWEYHVN from the exons ATGCCGAAATGTATTGTGAAGGGCTGCCAGCACTCCTCCGGGAGGAAGACCAGCACCCCTGGAGTGGTTCTGCACCCGTTCCCCAAAGACTTGGTCTTCATTAAGAAATGGCTCCTGCAGACCAAACAGGACTTTGGTGACCTCGACATGTTTGCTCAGGGAATCTTGGAAGGAAAGATGGGCGTTTCTCGGATTTGCTCCGTCCATTTTGCCCCAGAATGTTATTCTTTGTTTGGGTCAGAGAAGGTCCTTCTGGACGGTGCTATTCCCACCATATTCCCGGATCGGGACAAACCAGCCACCGGAAAAGCCCCTGTCCTACAGACCCCTGTCCTACAGAACGTGACCTTGCCTATAG TCACTAACGCTGTTGGGGTTAATTCGCGGCTAAAAAGAAAGCCCAATAAACGTAGAAAACCACCAACCAAATCTTCTCATCCCGCCAAGTCCCGCTGTAATTTACCAGGCCTCGCGGGCACAATTTTCCCTGACTTGTCACCTGGCAAGGTAAACAAAGGTGTCCAGTGGCCAGAGTACGAGACGAACGTGAGCGGAGAGGCGTGGAAGATTCTGCACGACCATTACTACAGAATGCCGTCTGGCATCCGGTATCAGGACATCGACTGCTACTCGCTCCTGAAGGACTACATGGTGGACTGTGGATTTGTGAGCTACTCTGGAGCCTCTTATTGGGAGAGTGAACTG TTCTCGATGCTGCAGTGCGTGGCCAGGTTTGCGGCGGTGAATCGAAGCAACAAAATAAAATCGGCAAGAAACCTACAGCAAGCCGTGGAGATCATCTCCATGTTGTCTGGAGAG GAATGGGTGATCGTGAACAGGAACTCCATCGATAAAAGTGTGCACCAGCTGACCGGAGAG TGTCCAGTGAAGTGTGACGACGTGGCGGTGTATTTCACGACCGAGGAGTGGGACTATATAAACGAGCACAGGGCGGACTACCAGGACTTTATTACTGACCCAGTGACTGACACGTGGGAAGTCCCCGAGCACTGGGATTCTG ATACCATGACTGCGGAGGAGGTGGAAGTAAAGGAAGAATTGGTTGAGTATGCTGAAGAAGACGACATCGAAGAAGAAGAAGACGACGTGAAGAATCCTCCAAAGCAAGTGGACTCCTCAGACTGGGAACCAGGTAGCGCGGTGGAATCAGAGAGCGAGGACTCTGAGGACAGCTATGACCAAGGTAAAGAAGAAGTCGATGAGAACCCCGTGAAAGAGGAGGTTCAGCCTCATCCGTGTGACCAGTGCGCAGAGACCTTTGCCGACGACGAGGCTCTAGAGACGCACAAGATGACCCACGTGGAGAAGTGCGAAGACTGCGAGGAGGAGTTCACCACCAAAGCCGAACTGATCAAACACCGGGCGGAGAACCACGCCGTGAAACGCTTCGCCTGCACCATCTGCGGCATCCAGTACGACTACAAGTCCCAGTTCATCATCCACCAGCGGGCGCACACCGGAGAAAAACCCTTCGAGTGCGAATACTGCGAGGCAAAGTTTGGTTACAGGAGCACTCTACTTCTCCACGAGAGGAGACACACCAACGGAAAACAGTTCAAGTGCACCAAATGCGACAGACGCTTCGACAAAAAATGTGATATGATCAAACACGTGAAGAAAGCCCACGAGAAGACACAAGCCACGGGAAAAGCTCTCAAGTGCAGTTTATGCAGCAAACGGTTCACTAGAAGAAGTGACATGACCAAACACGTGAAGAAGGACCACGACTCGAAAAAGAAATTCAAATGTCGCAAATGCGGGAAGATATTTGCGCAGCAATCGTCTCTCGAGAAGCACACGTGGGAGTATCACGTCAACTGA
- the LOC142269299 gene encoding E3 ubiquitin/ISG15 ligase TRIM25-like, producing the protein MASAPGTSVCSICLTLYTDAVTMEHNFCPKCIDQVLTTEERSEVNSAPEYKEEPEESPSMKSAALENINLHLMSALEEPPVIPCSYCIHSSAPAVKTCLNCEAFLCDDHLRVHIKSPEHVLSAPSALLEEQKCSIHKKILEYYCHDEESCICVYCLAETHRTHRLEPLHEATEKKKERLKRVLQTLDAKRGKVDQDIQNLLTRKDEIPDKATSLTESVTAVFSEIRRQLEDLECKVLSEISRQQEQALASISDLIRQLEIRKEELSIKIHHSEKLLSSTDAVTILKSQVLDFCDVEEKNDQELHNAGSLDHFLMALILFDGLGDIMTKAKEDFYPIESPEILLDKSTAANNVAVTEDLTSAMWSVVSQRRRETPRRFQQYQVFSIQGIDSGRHYWEVEASVAEYWMVGMAYPSMDTKGDQSWIGNNKKSWCFCRWHDEYSVRHDGKDVQLFPSVSSNHYGVHVDYDAGRLSFYELCDPIRHLHTFYVNFSEPLNAAFWVNDNGWIKIRRS; encoded by the coding sequence ATGGCGTCGGCCCCAGGGACCTCCGTCTGCTCCATCTGCCTGACCCTGTACACAGATGCAGTCACTATGGAGCACAACTTCTGCCCCAAGTGCATCGATCAAGTGCTGACCACAGAGGAGAGGTCTGAAGTCAACTCCGCTCCTGAATACAAGGAAGAACCTGAGGAAAGTCCTTCCATGAAGAGCGCAGCTCTGGAGAACATCAACCTGCACCTGATGTCTGCTCTGGAGGAGCCGCCGGTCATTCCTTGTTCATACTGCATTCATTCCTCCGCTCCTGCTGTGAAAACCTGCCTGAATTGTGAGGCCTTCTTGTGTGATGACCACCTGCGAGTCCACATCAAGTCTCCAGAACATGTCTTATCTGCGCCCTCCGCCCTCTTGGAGGAGCAAAAGTGTTCCATCCACAAGAAGATCCTGGAGTATTACTGCCACGATGAGGAGAGTTGTATCTGTGTGTACTGCCTGGCTGAGACGCACAGGACGCACCGGCTGGAGCCACTACACGAGGCCACCGAGAAGAAGAAGGAGAGGCTAAAACGTGTCCTCCAAACACTGGACGCCAAGAGAGGAAAGGTCGACCAAGACATCCAGAATTTACTGACACGGAAGGACGAGATCCCCGACAAAGCCACCAGTCTCACAGAGAGCGTGACAGCAGTCTTCTCTGAGATCAGGAGACAGCTGGAGGATCTGGAGTGCAAAGTCTtgagtgagatctccaggcagCAGGAGCAGGCGTTGGCCTCCATCTCCGACCTGATCCGGCAGCTGGAGATACGGAAGGAAGagttgtccataaagatccatcacAGTGAAAAGCTTCTCAGCTCCACCGATGCAGTaaccatcctaaaaagccaggtGCTGGACTTCTGCGATGTCGAAGAGAAAAATGACCAAGAACTCCACAACGCTGGGAGTCTGGACCATTTCCTCATGGCTCTGATCTTATTTGATGGTCTAGGCGACATTATGACCAAAGCAAAGGAGGACTTTTACCCAATCGAGTCTCCGGAGATATTACTGGATAAATCCACGGCTGCCAATAACGTGGCCGTTACTGAGGACCTGACATCCGCAATGTGGTCGGTGGTGAGTCAACGCCGGAGGGAAACACCCCGGAGATTCCAACAATATCAAGTTTTCAGCATCCAGGGAATTGattcaggacgacattactgggaagTGGAGGCCAGCGTCGCGGAATACTGGATGGTGGGTATGGCGTATCCCAGTATGGACACCAAAGGGGACCAGTCATGGATTGGGAACAATAAGAAGTCCTGGTGCTTCTGTCGATGGCATGACGAGTACTCTGTACGACACGACGGTAAAGACGTACAGCTCTTTCCCAGTGTGTCATCTAACCACTATGGGGTACACGTGGACTACGACGCCGGCCGACTGTCCTTCTacgagctgtgtgaccccatcagacacttacacacttTCTATGTAAACTTCTCCGAGCCCCTGAACGCTGCATTCTGGGTCAATGATAACGGGTGGATAAAGATCAGGCGATCGTGA